AAGATGAATGGAAATGCACCAAACGACGGATTTTCTCCAACCGGATTCCAGTCTGTACTTGTGATGAATTCAAATATATTAAGTCCGTTTGTAATAAAAGATTGCATTCCTTTACTTCCGAGAAAAATAGTAATGGCAATTGTCGCACTGATCATGATGAGTGCAGCCGCAGTTACATAAATCTTTCCCCGAACTTCATCTAGCCGTCGATTTTTTTTTGATAGGATAAGTCGGTCTTGTGCCGAAAGTTCCTTGTTTTTCATATGGACACTCCTAAATGTAAAAAGCGAAAATCGAATCGAAAGGTGTTAAATATTGCTCACCTTTCGATTCGTACTTTTTGATTATTTATTTGAAATATTTCCTTCAGCGTCACGTTCCACTTTCATCGCTGTTGCTGGGATATACCCTTGTTCTGGTAATAAATTGTTTTGAACATCATCATTCATCATGTAATCAATGAATGTTTTCGCTAAACCTGTAGGCTCACCTTTTGTATACGAATGTTCATAAGCCCAAATTGGGAAATCTCCATTTTGTACGTTTTCATCAGTAGCTTCTACACCATCAACGGATAACTTTGTTACAGAATCATCTGTGAAGTATGAGAAAGCTAAGTAACCAATCGCGCCTTTTGTTTCAGAAATAATTTTCTTTACTGTGTTGGATGAATCTTCGGTAATTCCTTCAGCTGGTGTTGCTCCATCTAAACCATATTTTACGAATGTTGCACGAGTACCAGATGAATCTGGGCGATTTACAAGAACAATTTCTTGATCTTCTCCACCGACTTCTTTCCAGTTTTTAATTTCACCAGTAAATACTTTAATTAAATCTTCTTTTGAAATATCCTTAACGCCTACTTCAGGATTTACTGCAGCTGTCATTCCAACTACTGCAATTTTAAAATCAACAAGTTCTTCTGCAGGAATACCTTCTTTTTCTTCCGCGAACACATCGGAGTTACCAATTTCTACTGATCCTTCAGCTACTTGTGAAAGTCCAGTTCCAGAACCACCTGCTTGTACTTGAATATCTGCATCGCTATTTTCTGCCATGAATTCTTCAGCAGCTGCTGCAACTAGTGGTTGCATTGCGGATGATCCTGATACCAATAAACTTCCAGAAGCTTCATTACCTTCTGAATTTCCATTAGCTTCCGAACCATTATCATCTGAACCGCAAGCGGCTAAAATAACGAGTAATAAGCTAAGACCTAAAAAAGATAACCATTTACGAGCTTTCATGTGTTGTTTCCTCCTAAAATAGGTGTGTTTTTTCTTACATGTTTAGAATATCAAGTGATTGTAAAGAGCATATGAAGCGAATGTAAAGAGTTTGTAAAGACAAAAAAGTTGTATAAATGGGGCGTTTACGAAAACCATAAAAAAACTACTCCACTTAATATGGAGTAGTTCGTCGTTATTATTCTGCCGTACCTGTATTATCTTCTGTAGCATTTTCTTCTTCATCGACTGTTGGTACGCTTTTTTCATAAGCGGGTTGTATTTGAATATCTGCCGTTTGATTTGCCACTTCGGCATTTGCATGAGATTTTTTTATTTCAAAAAATTTATCTGTTGCTGCTCGGGCAATATCGTTATTCGCATGTGAAAAAGGACCATTATTATTAAAAGGGACTGTTGGAACAATAATTGCGTATGCAATTTCTGGTTTTTCATAAGGTGCGAATCCTATATGAGTTAAATTTATTTTATTTCCAGGTGCTTCCGCTGTTCCAGTTTTACCAGCGGCCGTATACTTAATACCTCTAAACCAAGAAGTTGCTGTTCCTTGACTACCAGTATAAGCAAGCAGCATCCCTTCTCGTACGCGATTTATTTCTCGCGTGGAGTTAGAAATTTTGTTTAACACGGTTGGTCCTATCTCAGTAAGTAACGGTCCCATTGTTTTCCCATCTAATGATGGTTCTCTAATTTCTTTAACAACATGAGGTTTTATTCTAGTTCCTCCATTTGCAAGGGTGGAGACATACTGGGCTAGTTGCATCGTCGTATACGTGTCAAACTGTCCAATCGTTAAATCTAGGTACTTACCTGGAAGTACTGCTGGACCTTTACTTCCCGACGCTTCGTTAGGCAAATCAATGCCAGTCTTAATACCTAACCCGAACTGTGCATATGAATTTCGCAAAAGAGTAAAGGAAGCAGGACTTACATACATCGATTCACCGTAACGATAATTAGCGTTAGCTAGACGAATTCCTGTCTTAAACATATAGACGTTGGAAGAACGTTCTAACGCTTTTAAATCACTGACTGCTACTTTAGAGCTTCGATTGAAAATGGAGCTTTTTATCGTTCCAGCAATATTAACCGGTTCATCAATTAACACGTCACCGATATTAATCGCCCCTTCATGATATCCAGTTAATAAAGTAGCTGGTTTGACTGTAGATCCAACTTCATAAGCTGCTGTAAAAGCACCATATGCATAATCTAAGACGACTGTTTTTCCATCTTTGTCTTTACCTAATTGTTTCCCCACCATAGAAAGAACTTCACCCGTATAAGGATCCATCGCGACGAAAAATGCACTATTAAAATCTTTGGAATTAGGTTGTTTTTTTACTTCTAATAATTTATCAGAAATAAATTCTTCCATATAAGTTTGGAATTCGCTATCTATAGAAAGAACAAGATCTTTTCCTGGTACGCCTTCATAAATCGTTTTCGTTTCCGTCACAGTTCCTTTGCCATCTGTGATGTTTTTGATCACTGATTTTTGCCCCTGCAATACTTCTTCATATTGTTGCTCAATATAACTTCTCCCTACACGGTCATTGCGAGAGTAGTCCCTACTTAAGAAATAGTCTACTTTCCCACTAGGCAACCCTTGCTCGGGTGAAGTCACTCTTCCTAATATCGATAAATTAGAAGTTGGAACACGGTTCCAATCTGTCGTAGTATTTACACCGGGTAAATCCGTTAAACGCTCCGATACACGAGCAAATTCTTCAGCTGTCACTTCATCATTCGGTTCATCTGCTCTTGGATTTGGATCCTTCGTTTTAATTACTTGGGGAGTTAATGCATATCCAGCGAGCATTTGACGATAAATCGCAAGTACTTCTAATTCATTTGGTGTAAAAGAAGCGAGTTCTTCTTCCGTAATACGTTCGCGAACTAATGTATCTAATTTGCGTTGTTGCTCTGTCGAAGACAAGCTTTCATCATTGATGATTTCATTTTTCTCGGCAGTTGACACTTTTTCATATGCTTCTTTTGTATGGAGTAAAATCCAGTAATCTTGCTTATCACGAAGAGTAATATCCGTTACACGTTTATCAATTAATATTGATAGTTTTTTTGCAATATCAAGCATTTCAGACTGTTTCGTCGTTTGTAACTTCGTATATGTAATCGCGTTTTGCGGCTCATTATCTACCATTAGTCTTCCAAAACTATCATAAATTCTACCTCTAGGTACGCTAGTGTTGACAGGTACTTCTTCTGTCCTTGCTAATTTACGGACGAATTCTTCCCCCTGTACAATTTGCAAAAACCCTAATCTAAGTATTAATAAAGAAAATAGAAAGAATATGGATAGAAATAATATATTCATACGGAAAGCGACGTTTGCGCGAAGTTTTGCTTTCGGACTAGATGCTCTTTTTTTCTTTCCTGCACGCATATAATTTCCCCCCGTCTGTTTAAAAATTCACCTTGTCTATTATAACAGGAATTGGTTTGTATAAACATGATTCTCTAGGCATCTTTCCAAGTATTTTCATGCAGCATTTTTTAAATGAAATAACGGAAAATAGAAATGCTAGTGATATGTTAAATCGAATAGGAATATAAACTATTTGTCTGAAGAGAAGAATTGCGGTTTTCAGAGTCAACTTGTTAAACTTTAATGTGCATTCGGACACTCTGTCGAACCATTGGAACACTTCCCGTCAGCATTAGGACAATTTGTTTCAACATTAGGACACTCTGCCTCAACATTGGGACACTCTGCCGCTTCATTGGGACACTTTGTTTCAACATTGGGACACTTCCCGTCAACATTAGGACACTCTGCCGCTTCATTGGGACACTTCCTCTCAACATTGGGACACTCTGCCTCAACATTGGGACACTCTTCCTCAACATTGGGACACTTCCCGTCAGCATTAGGACACTTCCCCTCAACATTGGGACACTCTGCCGCCGCTTCATTGGGACACTTTCACGAGACTTCAGGTCACGTTGCTGAGTCAATAGAGAACTCTTCTATATTCTCACACTACTCGATCCTTCTTTCGCCCATCATTTCCCATAAAAAAACACACTTGTAAGACGCTACAAGTGTGTGTAAAGTTCAATGTTCTTATTTTGCTGCTTCGTAACGTTTTGAAACTTCATCCCAGTTCACAACATTCCAGAATGCTGCAATATAATCTGGACGACGGTTTTGATAGTTTAGGTAATATGCATGTTCCCAAACATCTAATCCTAAGATCGGAGTTTTACCTTCCATAATTGGTGAATCTTGGTTTGGTGTAGATGAAAGTTCTAACTCACCATTCACTACTGATAGCCAAGCCCAACCAGAACCAAAGCGTGTAGCTCCAGCTTTTGCGAATTCTTCTTTAAACGAATCAAAGCTACCGAATTTCGCGTCAATTGCTTCAGCTAAAGCACCCGTTGGAGCTCCGCCGCCATTTGGTGAAAGTAATTGCCAGAATAATGAATGGTTAGCATGTCCTCCACCATTATTGCGAACTGCAGTGCGAGCTGATTCTGGCACTGCGTCAAGATTAGCAATTAGCTCTTCTACTGATTTAGAAAGCAAATCATCATGACCTTCTAATGCATTATTTAAATTCGTTACATACGCGTTATGATGTTTTGTGTGGTGAATATTCATCGTTTCTTTGTCAATGTGTGGTTCAAGTGCATCTTCTGCATAAGGTAGTGCTGGTAATTCATAAGCCATTTGTCGTTCCTCCTAGTCAATTGTTCATAATTGTATTAACACTAGTAAGCGTATCAAAGTTGAAAGAATCGTTCAAATATTACGTTCTTTATTTTTCATTTTCAGACTTTGGTCTGAATTATACATACCAGACGAAAATGACAATCATTAGGGAGGTAACAATCCCTTTCGTTATAACAGATGTCAAGAACCCTATTAGAGATCCTATACCTGTTTTAACAGACTGTTTAAAAGAACTTCTCGTAACTAACAATTCACCTAAAATAGCCCCAATTAGAGGTCCAAGGATAATTCCGATGATGGGAAGAATGAAAGGACCAACTAGTAGTCCAATCGTACTTCCCCAAATTCCGGCTTTGCTGCCTCCAAACCTCTTAATTCCAAAGGCATTAGAGAAAAAGTCAGCTCCAAATAGCAAAATTAAAAAGAGAAGTTCAATCACCCAAAATGTCCACGTCATCTCGGAAAAGCCGTTGAATAATCCATACACCACAAACCCTAAAAATACGAACAGAACAGAAGGAATAATAGGATAAATCAACCCAACATACGCAATGACAAATAATGCGATGACAAAAACCCAAGAAACAGCTTCCATTATGCTCGTTTCCCTAGAACTGCTTCCGCAATATTTACTGCGTGATCTCCGATTCGTTCTAAATTACTCACGATATCAACAAAGACAATTCCAGCTTGTCCTGAACATTGACCTTCATTTAAACGCATAATGTGTTTTTTGCGGAATTTACGTTCCATTTTGTCAATTAAATCTTCCTGTTCAGCAACTTCTCTCGCTAAATCTAAGCTATTTGTATCTAATGATTCAATCGCTTTTTCAACCGTTTTAATCGTTAATTCAAACATTTCCGTTAAATCTTCCAACGCATCTTCTGTCAATTTCACACGGTTTGCCATTTGATAATCGACAAGCTCAATAATGTTTTCAAAATGATCTCCGATTCGCTCGATGTCACGAACAGTTTCCATTAAGACAACATGTCTTGTGGAATCGACATTGGAGATAGATTCCGCAGAAATGAGCACTAAATAATCGGTAATTTTTGCATCTAAGTTATTAATTGCTGCTTCTATTTGGTAGCCAGTTTCAGCATGCTTTTTGTTTTGTGTTTTTAAATAGTCAAATGTTTCTTGTAAACCTTGTACACTAAATTTACCCATTCGAAGAATTTCTTCTTTCGCTTGTCCAATTGCTAACGAAGGAGCCGTTTCAATAAAGTGTGGATCTAAATGTTTCGCTTTATATTCAATCGTTACATCTTCACCTGGAATGAATTTCGTTACGAGATACGCCCAAGCTCCGATTAATGGGAATTGAATAACCGTATTGACAACGTTAAACGAACCATGAGCAAATGCAATTTGCATCTTTGCTTCTAAATCTAAAAGCCCTGTGATCCAAATAATATAATTGGTAAACGGATGTAAAAATATTAAAAAGATAACAGAGCCAACTAAGTTAAATAAAACATGGGTTGCTGCAGCGCGTTTTGCTGCGATAGATGCACCAATAGAAGCCAAAACCGCAGTTATGGTTGTTCCGATATTATCTCCGAATAAAACGGGTAATGCTGCCTTTAAATCAATGATATTTTCTGCGTATAACCCTTGAAGAATACCGACTGTAGCACTTGAAGACTGCACAATAACTGTAAATAGGGTTCCGATGACTACCCCTAAAATAGAGTGTTCACTCATATCAGTCGTTAGTTCAATAAAAGTAGGAAGTTCGCGTAATGGCTTCATTCCACCACTCATTAATTCCATCCCTAAGAATAGACCACCAAAGCCAAAAATAACTTCTCCAAGATTTTGCCATTGATT
The Paenisporosarcina cavernae genome window above contains:
- a CDS encoding phosphate ABC transporter substrate-binding protein — its product is MKARKWLSFLGLSLLLVILAACGSDDNGSEANGNSEGNEASGSLLVSGSSAMQPLVAAAAEEFMAENSDADIQVQAGGSGTGLSQVAEGSVEIGNSDVFAEEKEGIPAEELVDFKIAVVGMTAAVNPEVGVKDISKEDLIKVFTGEIKNWKEVGGEDQEIVLVNRPDSSGTRATFVKYGLDGATPAEGITEDSSNTVKKIISETKGAIGYLAFSYFTDDSVTKLSVDGVEATDENVQNGDFPIWAYEHSYTKGEPTGLAKTFIDYMMNDDVQNNLLPEQGYIPATAMKVERDAEGNISNK
- a CDS encoding peptidoglycan D,D-transpeptidase FtsI family protein, with the translated sequence MRAGKKKRASSPKAKLRANVAFRMNILFLSIFFLFSLLILRLGFLQIVQGEEFVRKLARTEEVPVNTSVPRGRIYDSFGRLMVDNEPQNAITYTKLQTTKQSEMLDIAKKLSILIDKRVTDITLRDKQDYWILLHTKEAYEKVSTAEKNEIINDESLSSTEQQRKLDTLVRERITEEELASFTPNELEVLAIYRQMLAGYALTPQVIKTKDPNPRADEPNDEVTAEEFARVSERLTDLPGVNTTTDWNRVPTSNLSILGRVTSPEQGLPSGKVDYFLSRDYSRNDRVGRSYIEQQYEEVLQGQKSVIKNITDGKGTVTETKTIYEGVPGKDLVLSIDSEFQTYMEEFISDKLLEVKKQPNSKDFNSAFFVAMDPYTGEVLSMVGKQLGKDKDGKTVVLDYAYGAFTAAYEVGSTVKPATLLTGYHEGAINIGDVLIDEPVNIAGTIKSSIFNRSSKVAVSDLKALERSSNVYMFKTGIRLANANYRYGESMYVSPASFTLLRNSYAQFGLGIKTGIDLPNEASGSKGPAVLPGKYLDLTIGQFDTYTTMQLAQYVSTLANGGTRIKPHVVKEIREPSLDGKTMGPLLTEIGPTVLNKISNSTREINRVREGMLLAYTGSQGTATSWFRGIKYTAAGKTGTAEAPGNKINLTHIGFAPYEKPEIAYAIIVPTVPFNNNGPFSHANNDIARAATDKFFEIKKSHANAEVANQTADIQIQPAYEKSVPTVDEEENATEDNTGTAE
- a CDS encoding superoxide dismutase, whose translation is MAYELPALPYAEDALEPHIDKETMNIHHTKHHNAYVTNLNNALEGHDDLLSKSVEELIANLDAVPESARTAVRNNGGGHANHSLFWQLLSPNGGGAPTGALAEAIDAKFGSFDSFKEEFAKAGATRFGSGWAWLSVVNGELELSSTPNQDSPIMEGKTPILGLDVWEHAYYLNYQNRRPDYIAAFWNVVNWDEVSKRYEAAK
- a CDS encoding DUF456 domain-containing protein, with the protein product MEAVSWVFVIALFVIAYVGLIYPIIPSVLFVFLGFVVYGLFNGFSEMTWTFWVIELLFLILLFGADFFSNAFGIKRFGGSKAGIWGSTIGLLVGPFILPIIGIILGPLIGAILGELLVTRSSFKQSVKTGIGSLIGFLTSVITKGIVTSLMIVIFVWYV
- a CDS encoding Na/Pi cotransporter family protein; the encoded protein is MEVNWQEMLFQFIGGLGIFLFAIKYMGDGLQKAAGDRLRNILDRFTTNPFMGVLVGIVVTILIQSSSGTTVITVGLVSAGFMTLRQAIGVIMGANIGTTVTAFIIGFDVGEYALPIMAIGAFLIFFIKKNQWQNLGEVIFGFGGLFLGMELMSGGMKPLRELPTFIELTTDMSEHSILGVVIGTLFTVIVQSSSATVGILQGLYAENIIDLKAALPVLFGDNIGTTITAVLASIGASIAAKRAAATHVLFNLVGSVIFLIFLHPFTNYIIWITGLLDLEAKMQIAFAHGSFNVVNTVIQFPLIGAWAYLVTKFIPGEDVTIEYKAKHLDPHFIETAPSLAIGQAKEEILRMGKFSVQGLQETFDYLKTQNKKHAETGYQIEAAINNLDAKITDYLVLISAESISNVDSTRHVVLMETVRDIERIGDHFENIIELVDYQMANRVKLTEDALEDLTEMFELTIKTVEKAIESLDTNSLDLAREVAEQEDLIDKMERKFRKKHIMRLNEGQCSGQAGIVFVDIVSNLERIGDHAVNIAEAVLGKRA